The Cotesia glomerata isolate CgM1 linkage group LG7, MPM_Cglom_v2.3, whole genome shotgun sequence genome segment ATTAATGCCGCATGTATTACATGACATGTAAGTACGTAATGTAACGTGTACTATCATCGCgtaaatttagttttagtaGTAATTTAAGCGTTAACCACTGTATGATTGAGGGCGCAAGTCGCTGAGCTCCGGTAGCACCTTGAAATGTTGAAATTCATTGGAATAACCTTGTTCACATGTCTTAGTCTTACGTATAAAAGTATATAACAGTAACAGTTGAGTTGAGTAGGGTCCGAGTAAAAAAGTAGATCCACATAACATCCACCATCTGTTAGATTCTATCTATATATGTCTTTGTATCTGCAGTCAATGTTTTTACACCACCGTGATATCCTTTAATTCTATTTACggacattattataattgtcatCACAGATCATAGAAATAGAAATAGAGTGTTTTTTTACTCACAAGTGTCTTTACGTCTGCTGACTGCTGACTGCTGACTTCTGACTCTGACTGGGTTGTGTCGTATTTATGTTGAAATTAAAACCCGATACAGCTCTGTTTACAATCACCGTACCAgtgtcaattaataattaattaattaatttaaataatcactTAGACCAAACCACTATTTGTGTTTTTATCTCACCAACAGCCaggtatattatttatttatttgtttatttattatttacaccATAATTAAACACAAACTCGTGCTCTGCTTCAGAGTTTCATATAGTTCAATGGCTaacctttaatttaaatttcattttcactaaaaatttattttgcaggttaaaaagttggaaaatattttaacgcCAGAGtgagtgaaaataatttatttaccgagataatatttttgaattgtgGAGTTGAGAAATTTCTGGAAGTCATGGCTGAAACTAATGACAAGGTTGACACCACCAACAACAATGCAGGCACGTGTTGCGTTTGTTACAAGAATGTTGAAATCTACAGCATCGGAATGTGCGAGCATCCCGTTTGTTATGAGTGCAGCACGCGAATGCGAGTGCTTTGCCAGCAGAACGAGTGTCCAATATGCCGCCAAGACTTGCCAAAAGTTGTCTTCACTCGTGAAATAAAACCCTTCCGTCATATTCGCAAGGGGAAGCTCTTTGATGAGCgctataatatttattttgacgaTGAGGAGATCCAAGAGGAGTTCACTAAACTCTTGGCTCAAGTCTGTACTATTTGCGAGCCTAAGGAAGTCTTTAGTACGTTCAACAGTCTCAAGGATCATATGAGAAGAAAGCATGAACTACATTATTGTGATCTTTGTGTTGAAAATCTTAAggtaattttatatgaaaatttggtaatgaaaaatttatttttttttcatttgaataatgCCATCTGCAATTTACAATagtttacaataataataataataatagaggTGTATACATTTGCAAAGTTATAATTTGAATCAgtataattaatgttttaattcactagaaaaaattaatttgagaaaaatttttgaatcaattaaaatttacgaagaaaaattttattaattattgacatttttaaagatataagctcatcctgatgttacactcatcaaaagctttcatttgagtaccgacatgcatttttatatatttttcatgtatacatatatatataatataaatatatcaaaaaattgatgtgggtactcaaatgaaaggtcttgatgagtgtaacatcagtatgagcttataactttaaaaatgtcaatagttcacgagatacaaggtcatttcttaattatggacatttttaaagatataagctcatctcgatgttacactcatcaagagctttcatttgagtacccacatgcattttcataaatttttcatatatactatatatatatatatatatatatatatatatatatatatatatatatatatatatatatatatatatatatatatatgaaaaaattgatgtgggtactcaaatgaaaggtcttgatgagtgtaacatcaggatgagcttataacttaaaaaatgtcttaagttcacgagatacaaggtgatttcttaattattgacatttttaaagatataagctcatcctgaagttacactcatcaagagctttcatttgagtacccacatgcattttgatatatttttcatatatacatatatataaaatatataaatatatcaaaaaattgatgtgggtactcaaatgaaaggtcttgatgagtgtaacatcgggatgagcttatatctttaaaaatgtcaatagttcacgagatacaaggtcatctcaaaaaaactttatttaaaacttctaaaaaaatatttttctaaacctaaataattttctagataTTCTCCTTCGAGCGTCGCTGCTACTCTCGAGCGGACTTAGCGCAGCACCGCCGAAAGGGCGACAAAGACGACAAGAGCCACAAAGGGCACCCCCTGTGCGAGTTCTGCGACTGCAGATACATGGACAACGACGAGTTATTCCGTCACTTGCGGCGGGACCATTTGTTCTGTCACTTCTGCGACGCGGACGGCCTCCACCAGTACTACAGCTCTTACGAATACCTCCGTGATCATTTCCGAAGCGAGCACTACCTCTGCGAAGAAGGGACCTGCGCCGCCGAGCAGTTCACCAGTGTCTTCCGCAGCGACATCGACTTAAAAGCTCACATCGCAACAGCCCACGGAAAACACCTGGGCAAGCACGCAGCCAAGCAAGCCCGGACTCTAGAACTCGAATTCGCCTTTGCGCCCCGTGAAAATCGTAATGGCCGTCAAAGTAGAGCCATGGGCGGCTCTGGAGTCCGTGATCGTAGCTTTTACGATCACCCACTGGGAATGGGATCTTCAAGGGAGAACCGCGAAAGAGACAGCCAGGTGGATGACAGCGAGGTCAACTGGGTCGATGAACCCATCGCTCGGCAGCCGGATGTCCAAAGCACCGAAGAGTTTCCTTCACTGAGTAACTCTCAGACTGTAATTcctaatttcaatttaataaagacCAAAGGAAGGGGAAATTTGACGATTAGGAGCATGATGAAGGGACCAGCGTTAGCTGTCACCGATGAAAACTTCCCAGCTCTTGGTCTAGGTCTGGGTCTTGACCCTCCAGCAGCTAACAGCAGCAGCACCAGCAGTAGGACTGTTAATTTAAGTGTCTCTAGCAATAAAAAAGGCGCAACTCAGCAACGTCCTAAAAGCGCAGCGCCTGACGTATCCATCCAAGTAAACCACAACACCAACGGCAGCATAACTACTCGCGTTTCTGGTCCGAAAATCAGAATAAGACCTTGTCAATTATCAATGAATGCTCAAGAGTTTCCTGCTTTGGGTCGCGCTGAGCCTACTACTTACACTGCCACTACTAATGTAGGCCAGTGGACCAAAGTTACTTGTGTAAAACCAACCGTACATAACAAAGTAGCTCCTGCTCCAAAGCTTGAGTCAAAAACGCCTTCACCGCCACCTATGTCCAATTGCAATGCTTTTCCTAGCTTACCAAAATCGACTCGCGCTAAAAAGCAACCCGCTTCCTCTTCCTCCACTAGCTCGGTATCTTCTGCTTGGAACCAAAAAACAAGCGAAAGCTTGGATGTtgctaaaaataattccaagaagaaaaagaagaagaaaactAAAGCTGAAGAAGATTTGAGTGGTTTGTTGGTTGAGAGTAAagttagtaataataatttagagGGGTCTAATTCTATTGGAAAAAATGAGAGCAATGATTTTGgtaaaaattctaagaaaaaaGCTAGTAATAATTCTTCATCGGCTTCAAGTACAACGACTAAAAGCTCAGACACTCCGAGAAAACGCTCGGAGTTAAAAATAGAAAGCTTGAATAAAGCTACGAATGATTTACAAGTTActgatgattttaaaaatctagagttgaaaaattctaaatctAATTCTAATCCACCCCCGGGATTTAGTATGACAGCTCCACCGCCTCCGGGGTTCGCGGTTAAGTTGATAAACCGTGaggttaaaaataatgataatggaTTGACTTTTACAAGTAGCTCCGGGGAAAGTTACTCTATTTTACCGGACAAGTCTACCAAATTTGCCTACTCTCCGCCGCCTGATTTTCAAAAGCGCAATCAGGAGCTTGTGGCGAGAATATCAAAAGTTCTAGACCGGCAGGAATCTATTGAAGAGTTTAGGTATGTAAGTGGACTGTTTAGACAAGATTTGTGCAGTGCTGAGGATTATTACAGGCACTGCAGAGATTCTATGGGTGCTAAAGAGTTCGGGAGTGTCTTCTCGGAGATGCTGGTCCTTTTGCCGGATATTCAGAAGCAAAGAGAGCTCTTTGATGTTCATAGAAATGAAGGTGGGAATATTATTCTTTTAGAAGTTTGTCCGACTTGCGAgcaagttattaaaattggAACTGACGCCAAAGCTCATTACTCCAGCCATTCACGGGACAGCCACTTTCCGGCACTAGGAAGCGGTGGAGGGTCTCTGACCTCTAACTTCAACTCCTGGCGGAAATTTACAtgatcgttttttttttattggaaaattttattataaaacggatttattttttttttttagaggtcagagatttctttttttttttttttgagtcgtACATAACGATCTTTTTGGATTTATTtcagttttaaattttggttttattAACAAcggattaattatttttttaaaaaatcaattatttatatttactgccaaaaaaaattgcactggattttttttgataagttAACTGTACAtaacagtaataattaattgatccagatatttaacaatttttagttgattgtatattaaatatataaataaatcagtgATGCTGGAGAATAATCTTACGTTGTAAGTtataaaagatattaattaattaataacatgaACTTTCATGAGCAATGTACCATTTTGTACAATAATTCTT includes the following:
- the LOC123268879 gene encoding E3 ubiquitin-protein ligase ZNF598, giving the protein MAETNDKVDTTNNNAGTCCVCYKNVEIYSIGMCEHPVCYECSTRMRVLCQQNECPICRQDLPKVVFTREIKPFRHIRKGKLFDERYNIYFDDEEIQEEFTKLLAQVCTICEPKEVFSTFNSLKDHMRRKHELHYCDLCVENLKIFSFERRCYSRADLAQHRRKGDKDDKSHKGHPLCEFCDCRYMDNDELFRHLRRDHLFCHFCDADGLHQYYSSYEYLRDHFRSEHYLCEEGTCAAEQFTSVFRSDIDLKAHIATAHGKHLGKHAAKQARTLELEFAFAPRENRNGRQSRAMGGSGVRDRSFYDHPLGMGSSRENRERDSQVDDSEVNWVDEPIARQPDVQSTEEFPSLSNSQTVIPNFNLIKTKGRGNLTIRSMMKGPALAVTDENFPALGLGLGLDPPAANSSSTSSRTVNLSVSSNKKGATQQRPKSAAPDVSIQVNHNTNGSITTRVSGPKIRIRPCQLSMNAQEFPALGRAEPTTYTATTNVGQWTKVTCVKPTVHNKVAPAPKLESKTPSPPPMSNCNAFPSLPKSTRAKKQPASSSSTSSVSSAWNQKTSESLDVAKNNSKKKKKKKTKAEEDLSGLLVESKVSNNNLEGSNSIGKNESNDFGKNSKKKASNNSSSASSTTTKSSDTPRKRSELKIESLNKATNDLQVTDDFKNLELKNSKSNSNPPPGFSMTAPPPPGFAVKLINREVKNNDNGLTFTSSSGESYSILPDKSTKFAYSPPPDFQKRNQELVARISKVLDRQESIEEFRYVSGLFRQDLCSAEDYYRHCRDSMGAKEFGSVFSEMLVLLPDIQKQRELFDVHRNEGGNIILLEVCPTCEQVIKIGTDAKAHYSSHSRDSHFPALGSGGGSLTSNFNSWRKFT